In the Chryseobacterium sp. MYb264 genome, one interval contains:
- a CDS encoding outer membrane beta-barrel protein has protein sequence MKKLSLLLVLLISGVSFAQVTFNPGIRAGANFSHFTNDENYSYYWGNNYYDTHTVNMNFKTKTDFYIGLFGNIRFAKFYALQPEINYSRQGTKMDTNINDWNGQTLTATYVGVQIVNKFYFNKFNIHFGPTLDFLVENKNFDAENEIDLGLTAGLGFDITKNFGVEARVKKGFIPVYYFNNNHSNVTFQAGVYYTFNMKK, from the coding sequence ATGAAAAAACTATCATTATTACTTGTATTACTAATTTCAGGCGTATCTTTTGCGCAGGTAACCTTTAATCCGGGAATCAGAGCAGGCGCCAATTTTTCACATTTTACAAATGATGAAAACTACAGCTATTATTGGGGAAATAATTACTATGACACCCATACGGTAAACATGAATTTCAAAACGAAAACCGACTTTTATATAGGTTTGTTTGGTAATATCCGTTTTGCTAAATTTTATGCGTTACAGCCGGAGATCAACTATTCAAGACAGGGAACTAAAATGGATACCAACATCAACGACTGGAACGGACAGACTCTTACAGCGACCTATGTGGGCGTACAGATTGTCAACAAGTTCTATTTCAATAAGTTCAATATTCATTTCGGTCCGACATTGGATTTTTTGGTTGAAAATAAAAATTTTGATGCTGAAAATGAAATAGATCTTGGTCTTACAGCCGGTTTAGGATTTGATATTACAAAAAACTTTGGCGTGGAAGCAAGAGTGAAAAAGGGATTTATTCCGGTATATTACTTTAATAATAATCATTCTAATGTCACTTTTCAGGCCGGAGTTTATTATACCTTTAACATGAAAAAATAA
- a CDS encoding beta-ketoacyl synthase N-terminal-like domain-containing protein, with protein MSPVYINSATCISVQDTLNENFIQNLKPEHSTQVLKAIEPNYKEFIPPAASRRMSKTVKMSSVASKHALQEAGIENPDAIIVGTGMGCSQDSEKFLKNVLDNDEEFLTPTFFIQSTHNTVAGQIALGLQCHAYNFTYVNTSSSLEFAFLDAKLQINDGEAENVLVGSADEQTDRTMQLYKLNKTIKKEENLPVDYLNSTTDGVMWGEGASFFVLGKDKAENHYAQLHDIQISNKLDLDKTQQFIEGFLAKNNLTANDIDAVILGFSGDSKSDVYYTKAMNVFEDSALLYYKHLSGEFNTASGFSTFIACHILKNQEIPEVMMINDLKKEEVKNILLYNHLGGNDHSLVLLGKA; from the coding sequence ATGAGTCCAGTTTACATCAACAGTGCAACCTGCATCTCAGTTCAGGACACTTTAAATGAAAATTTCATCCAAAATTTGAAGCCTGAACATTCAACTCAGGTTTTAAAAGCTATTGAACCCAATTACAAAGAATTCATTCCACCCGCGGCAAGCAGAAGAATGTCTAAAACTGTAAAAATGAGCTCTGTAGCTTCAAAACATGCTTTACAAGAAGCAGGAATCGAAAATCCTGATGCGATTATCGTCGGAACAGGAATGGGCTGTTCCCAGGATTCTGAAAAATTTCTTAAAAATGTACTGGATAATGATGAAGAGTTTCTGACTCCGACGTTTTTTATTCAATCCACACACAATACGGTGGCAGGGCAAATTGCTTTAGGTCTGCAATGTCACGCGTACAATTTCACGTATGTAAACACTTCTTCCTCTCTTGAATTTGCATTTTTAGATGCCAAATTGCAGATCAACGACGGTGAAGCAGAAAACGTGTTGGTAGGTTCAGCAGACGAGCAAACCGACCGAACAATGCAATTGTATAAATTAAACAAAACCATTAAAAAAGAAGAAAATCTCCCCGTTGATTATCTGAACTCAACAACAGATGGTGTTATGTGGGGCGAAGGAGCAAGCTTTTTTGTTTTAGGAAAAGATAAAGCAGAAAATCATTATGCTCAATTACATGATATTCAAATTAGTAATAAATTAGATTTAGACAAAACTCAGCAATTTATTGAAGGTTTTTTAGCTAAAAATAATTTAACAGCGAATGATATTGATGCTGTGATTTTAGGTTTCAGCGGAGATTCAAAATCGGATGTTTATTATACAAAAGCAATGAATGTATTTGAAGATTCAGCATTATTGTATTACAAACATTTGAGTGGAGAATTTAATACGGCGAGTGGTTTTTCAACATTTATAGCTTGTCATATTCTGAAAAATCAGGAGATTCCTGAGGTGATGATGATTAATGATTTGAAAAAAGAAGAAGTTAAAAATATTTTGCTTTATAATCATTTGGGAGGAAATGACCATAGTTTGGTTTTGTTGGGGAAAGCTTAA
- a CDS encoding polysaccharide deacetylase family protein, whose translation MLFSAVVIWGSFDITLGYFVNSITHKRTKIKEVALTFDDGPTEFTPKFLDLLKENKVKATFFCIGKQIEKYPETFQRIIAEGHTIGNHTLSHSNTTGFLSTSKMVEEIERCDEVMLKTGGIKTNLYRPPFGVTNPNIAKTIKKTQKQSIGWNVRSLDTITEDQKKIYQKVTKGLKKGSIILLHDTSEKTYNVLADLLVFLKDKKYSTFTIDNILIKR comes from the coding sequence TTGCTGTTTTCAGCAGTCGTAATTTGGGGTTCCTTCGATATTACTTTAGGATATTTTGTCAATAGCATTACTCACAAAAGAACGAAAATCAAGGAGGTAGCTTTGACTTTTGATGACGGTCCGACTGAATTTACTCCGAAATTTTTAGATCTATTAAAAGAAAATAAGGTGAAAGCCACCTTTTTCTGTATCGGAAAACAGATTGAAAAATATCCGGAAACTTTTCAAAGGATTATAGCAGAAGGTCATACCATTGGAAACCATACCCTTTCTCATTCGAATACAACCGGATTTTTATCGACTTCAAAAATGGTTGAGGAAATTGAAAGATGCGATGAAGTGATGTTGAAAACCGGAGGTATAAAAACCAATTTATACCGTCCGCCTTTCGGAGTTACCAATCCGAATATAGCAAAAACCATCAAAAAAACTCAAAAACAAAGCATCGGCTGGAATGTTCGTTCACTCGACACCATAACAGAAGATCAGAAAAAAATTTACCAAAAAGTCACAAAAGGATTAAAGAAAGGAAGCATCATTCTTCTTCACGACACATCAGAAAAAACGTATAATGTTTTGGCAGATTTATTAGTATTTTTGAAGGATAAAAAATACTCAACTTTTACAATTGATAATATTTTAATAAAAAGATAA
- a CDS encoding addiction module family protein produces the protein MESTVDIRKRIHEFIDIADERILRIINGIIDVEEQEDNYPAVPDWYYEKLELEREKHLKGETPSYTWEEVKQRLMKDYDL, from the coding sequence ATGGAATCTACTGTAGACATCAGAAAAAGAATTCACGAGTTCATTGATATTGCCGATGAAAGGATTTTGCGAATCATCAACGGAATCATCGATGTTGAGGAGCAGGAAGATAATTATCCTGCTGTTCCGGATTGGTACTACGAAAAGCTCGAACTTGAAAGAGAGAAACACTTAAAAGGCGAAACTCCCTCATATACTTGGGAAGAAGTGAAGCAAAGATTGATGAAGGATTATGACTTATAA
- a CDS encoding C45 family peptidase yields the protein MKRIGESKRTKIDFRFRLLTLIFLSLNLSFILSSCGIRKSIKHIPDVKQYSLEIPKVSKINDSTFSFNENYLTKNKQQLWELYIKGNPLQLGYNNGALTQNLMQKQEEIFFSKVEGFVPSKFKQNLLRGFLKWYNRKMYLNIREDFQAELYGLSQYSSDKYDFIAPKFMRSLYLHGAHDIGHAMRDLMVVGCTSLAVWNENTEDEDLLIGRNFDFYVGDDFSKNKMVEFVEPEDGIPYLSVSWPGMIGVVSGMNKEGITVTINAGKSKIPLTAKTPISLVTREILQYAKNIEEAIEIAKKRKVFVSESILVGSANDKNAVIIEVSPDNFGVYKVENTSRVFCTNHFQSDAYKDDKRNQKQIAESHSEYRYEKLQELLQENKKLNPEKMVAILRDKSGLKGEKIGYGNEKAINQLLAHHAVIFSPQKKLVWVSSNPYQLGEFVCYDLNEIFSDRRLKSGELAKSDVNITRDPFADSEEFKNYEEYKKMTSQIEDAIYKKKILSEDFISHYQSLNPEFWLVYHLSGKYYFSQKEYSIAKVQFEKALTKEITTVPDQQDVEKYLNKTLKKLK from the coding sequence ATGAAGCGTATTGGCGAATCTAAACGTACAAAGATAGATTTCCGGTTTCGTCTTTTAACCTTAATTTTTCTAAGCCTAAACCTTAGCTTTATTCTCTCATCTTGCGGAATCAGAAAATCTATCAAACACATTCCTGATGTCAAGCAATATTCGCTTGAAATTCCAAAAGTCAGTAAAATTAACGATTCAACTTTTAGTTTTAATGAAAATTATTTAACGAAAAATAAGCAACAGCTTTGGGAATTATATATTAAAGGAAATCCTTTGCAGTTGGGATATAACAATGGAGCTTTAACGCAGAATCTGATGCAGAAACAGGAAGAAATTTTCTTTTCTAAAGTGGAAGGCTTTGTTCCGTCGAAGTTTAAGCAAAACTTATTGCGCGGTTTTCTGAAATGGTATAATCGTAAAATGTATCTCAATATTCGTGAAGATTTTCAGGCGGAATTATATGGATTATCCCAGTATTCATCAGATAAATATGACTTTATCGCACCGAAATTTATGAGAAGTTTATATCTGCACGGAGCTCATGATATTGGTCACGCAATGCGGGATCTGATGGTGGTCGGCTGCACCTCTCTGGCGGTGTGGAATGAAAATACAGAGGATGAAGATTTGCTGATCGGAAGAAACTTCGACTTCTATGTGGGAGATGATTTCTCTAAAAATAAAATGGTGGAATTTGTAGAGCCTGAAGACGGAATTCCTTATCTGTCGGTGAGCTGGCCGGGAATGATTGGTGTTGTTTCGGGAATGAATAAGGAGGGAATTACGGTAACGATCAACGCCGGAAAATCTAAAATTCCGCTGACGGCAAAAACTCCGATTTCTTTGGTAACACGGGAAATTTTACAATATGCCAAAAACATTGAGGAGGCGATTGAAATTGCTAAAAAGCGAAAAGTTTTTGTTTCAGAATCTATTTTAGTGGGAAGCGCGAATGATAAAAATGCGGTAATTATTGAAGTTTCGCCGGATAATTTCGGAGTGTACAAAGTGGAGAATACGAGCCGTGTTTTCTGTACCAACCATTTTCAGTCGGATGCTTACAAAGATGACAAAAGAAATCAAAAACAAATTGCAGAAAGCCATTCTGAATACCGTTATGAAAAGCTTCAGGAACTTTTACAGGAAAATAAAAAGCTGAATCCTGAGAAAATGGTGGCTATTTTAAGAGATAAATCCGGGTTGAAAGGAGAAAAGATAGGGTATGGGAATGAAAAGGCGATTAACCAATTACTGGCACATCACGCGGTCATTTTTTCGCCTCAGAAAAAACTGGTTTGGGTATCGTCCAATCCGTATCAGTTGGGGGAATTTGTATGTTATGATTTAAATGAAATTTTTTCCGATAGAAGATTAAAAAGCGGTGAGTTGGCAAAATCAGATGTAAATATCACGAGAGATCCTTTCGCAGATTCTGAGGAGTTTAAAAATTACGAAGAGTATAAAAAAATGACTTCTCAAATTGAAGATGCAATTTATAAAAAGAAAATTCTTTCAGAAGATTTTATCAGTCATTATCAGTCTTTGAATCCTGAGTTTTGGCTGGTTTATCACCTTTCCGGAAAATACTATTTTAGCCAAAAAGAATATTCTATAGCAAAAGTTCAATTTGAAAAGGCTTTAACTAAGGAAATTACAACAGTTCCTGATCAACAGGATGTTGAAAAATATTTAAATAAAACGCTTAAAAAGCTGAAATAA
- a CDS encoding 3-hydroxyacyl-ACP dehydratase — protein sequence MQTILTDFYTLESYEQAENGSFTAKITLNKDHDIFKGHFPGNPVTPGVCMMQIVKELTEEFTGLKLFLKTASNVKFMAIINPFETPDLKLQLDITQSDDDVKVKNITSFGETIALKMSVNYKKLTS from the coding sequence ATGCAGACTATTCTTACAGACTTTTACACTTTAGAATCATATGAACAGGCAGAAAACGGAAGTTTTACTGCCAAGATCACTTTAAATAAAGATCATGATATTTTCAAAGGTCATTTTCCGGGAAACCCCGTGACACCAGGCGTATGCATGATGCAAATCGTAAAAGAACTGACAGAAGAATTTACTGGGTTAAAATTATTCTTAAAAACCGCCTCAAATGTGAAATTTATGGCGATTATCAACCCGTTTGAAACACCGGATTTAAAATTGCAACTCGATATTACACAGAGTGACGATGATGTCAAAGTAAAAAATATCACTTCTTTTGGCGAGACTATTGCATTAAAAATGTCAGTAAACTATAAAAAATTGACATCATGA
- a CDS encoding 3-oxoacyl-ACP synthase, with amino-acid sequence MKKTDICTIENSKIVLNNEVIFETQTENFSDFAKEAYKSLELNYPKFHKMDHLSKLAFLASEMILKDEDHSRTALVFANKSSSLDTDFKYQESINSQENYFPSPAVFVYTLPNICVGEISIRHKMQTENAFFVLDEFDENFLKSYSEQILQSGKADKVVCGWVELYQESYNAFVYLLTT; translated from the coding sequence ATGAAGAAAACAGACATTTGCACCATAGAAAATTCAAAAATCGTTCTCAATAATGAGGTTATTTTTGAAACTCAAACCGAAAATTTTTCAGATTTTGCGAAAGAAGCCTATAAAAGTTTAGAACTGAATTATCCAAAATTTCATAAAATGGATCATCTTAGCAAACTCGCTTTCCTCGCTTCTGAAATGATTTTAAAAGATGAAGATCACAGCAGAACCGCTTTGGTTTTTGCCAATAAATCATCCAGTTTAGATACTGATTTTAAATATCAGGAAAGCATCAATTCTCAGGAAAATTATTTCCCGAGTCCTGCCGTTTTCGTCTATACTTTGCCTAATATTTGTGTGGGTGAAATCAGCATCAGACACAAAATGCAGACAGAGAATGCTTTTTTTGTTTTAGACGAATTTGATGAAAATTTTTTAAAAAGCTACTCAGAACAGATTTTACAGTCGGGAAAGGCTGATAAAGTGGTATGTGGCTGGGTAGAACTATATCAGGAAAGTTATAATGCTTTCGTATATTTGCTGACTACGTAA
- a CDS encoding DUF2062 domain-containing protein — MTLPEIQHAISEKKICVLIPTYNNEKTLRRVIDGVLDYTESTMVVNDGSTDSTKEILNQYSQISVINLPENKGKGNALKIGFRKAKEQGYHYAITIDSDGQHYPDDLPVFVEALLNEKDDALLIGNRNMAQDGIPKKSSFGNRFSNFWFWFETGIKLEDTQSGYRLYPLHKIPKKYFTPKFEFEIEIIVRTAWRHVPVKNVPVKVLYDPAERVSHFRPFKDFTRISILNTILVTITLLYIIPRNFVNNFKKKSFKRFIQEDVLESDGTNRTKAFSIALGVFVGLSPFWGFHTLLVISLAVLFKLNKVLAFVASNVSLPPFIPFIIAASLFLGAPFVSGNSNILSQDLNFELVKNNLLQYVIGSSILASTLSAIAGITTFLFLNKVSPENN; from the coding sequence ATGACCCTGCCTGAAATACAACATGCGATTTCTGAAAAGAAAATCTGTGTTTTAATACCCACCTATAATAACGAAAAAACTCTAAGAAGAGTGATCGACGGCGTTCTCGATTACACCGAAAGTACTATGGTGGTTAATGACGGCTCTACTGATTCAACTAAGGAAATTTTAAACCAATATTCTCAAATTAGCGTAATTAATTTACCTGAGAATAAAGGAAAAGGCAATGCCCTGAAAATAGGCTTCAGAAAGGCAAAAGAACAGGGTTATCATTATGCGATAACCATTGACTCTGACGGGCAGCATTACCCCGATGATCTGCCTGTTTTCGTGGAAGCCCTTCTGAATGAAAAGGATGACGCTCTACTTATTGGAAACAGAAATATGGCTCAGGACGGGATTCCAAAAAAAAGCAGTTTTGGAAACCGTTTCTCTAATTTTTGGTTCTGGTTTGAAACAGGAATAAAACTAGAAGATACACAATCGGGTTATCGATTATATCCTCTACATAAAATTCCGAAAAAATATTTTACACCAAAATTTGAGTTTGAGATTGAAATTATTGTAAGAACAGCCTGGCGACACGTTCCCGTGAAGAATGTTCCGGTAAAAGTTCTCTATGATCCGGCAGAAAGGGTTTCCCACTTCAGGCCATTCAAAGACTTTACGAGAATCAGCATTCTGAATACCATTTTAGTGACGATTACCCTTCTTTATATTATTCCGCGAAACTTCGTGAATAATTTCAAAAAAAAAAGCTTTAAAAGATTTATTCAGGAAGATGTTTTAGAAAGTGACGGAACCAACCGCACCAAAGCTTTTTCTATTGCCTTAGGAGTATTTGTAGGACTTTCTCCTTTTTGGGGTTTTCACACCTTGCTGGTGATTTCTCTGGCTGTACTTTTCAAACTCAACAAAGTACTGGCTTTTGTGGCTTCCAATGTAAGCTTACCACCGTTTATTCCTTTTATCATTGCTGCTTCTCTGTTTTTAGGAGCACCGTTTGTATCTGGCAACAGCAATATTTTAAGTCAGGATCTTAATTTTGAACTGGTGAAGAATAATTTACTTCAATACGTGATCGGAAGCTCTATTTTGGCAAGCACACTATCTGCCATTGCCGGAATTACCACCTTTTTATTCTTGAATAAGGTCAGTCCGGAGAATAATTAA
- a CDS encoding LolA family protein codes for MIKNTALGAFLLISSFFFAQNTAMSGAEAKAFVSQVSSEAKEIKTLQADFTQTKKMDFLDKSIITSGRMSLKTPNTLSWKYTKPYQYGIVFKDNKIFINDQGKKSSVDAKSKTFEKINKLIVGSSNGQMFNDPEFSVSYFKNATSNIAKFTPKTAQLLKYIKQIELHFPKNQATVSQVNMTEASGDTTNIIFKNTKINAPIAASEFSL; via the coding sequence ATGATTAAAAATACTGCTCTTGGAGCATTTCTATTGATTTCAAGCTTCTTTTTTGCACAAAATACGGCAATGTCGGGAGCGGAAGCAAAAGCATTTGTCTCCCAAGTTTCATCGGAGGCTAAAGAAATAAAAACTTTACAGGCGGATTTTACCCAAACCAAGAAAATGGATTTTTTGGATAAAAGCATCATCACTTCAGGGCGAATGTCATTAAAAACGCCGAATACTCTGAGTTGGAAATACACAAAACCTTATCAATACGGCATTGTTTTTAAGGATAATAAAATTTTCATCAATGATCAGGGGAAAAAGTCCTCTGTGGACGCCAAAAGTAAAACGTTTGAAAAAATTAATAAACTGATTGTGGGAAGTTCAAACGGTCAGATGTTTAACGACCCTGAGTTTTCTGTTAGTTATTTTAAAAACGCAACTTCCAATATTGCAAAATTTACTCCGAAAACAGCACAATTACTGAAATATATTAAGCAAATCGAGCTTCATTTTCCTAAGAATCAAGCAACAGTTTCGCAGGTAAATATGACGGAAGCTTCAGGAGATACAACCAATATTATTTTCAAAAATACAAAGATCAATGCGCCGATTGCTGCTTCAGAATTCAGTTTATAG
- a CDS encoding beta-ketoacyl-[acyl-carrier-protein] synthase family protein: MGQKIAITGMGIISAIGNNVGENLISLKSRKHGISDISLFETRHAGNIKTGEIKLSNGDLVEKLQLSEGNNATRTSLLGMVAAKEAVESAGIFDINEYKTGLISSTSVGGMDITEKYFYTYEDFPEKQKYIDAHDAGNSSLLIADYLGLQGMVSTISTACSSAANAIMMGAKLIKNGILDRVIVGGTDSLSKFTLNGFNTLMILTDSYNTPFDNDRKGLNLGEAAAFIVLESDEIVKKENKKVLGYLSGYGNANDAHHQTASSENGQGAYLAMEKALKVSGLDKENIDYINVHGTATPNNDLSEGIAMIRIFGENNVPEFSSTKAFTGHTLAAAAGIEAVYSLLAIQNNLIFPNLNFKTKMEEFELIPVTELKEKNINHVLSNSFGFGGNCSTLIFSKS, translated from the coding sequence ATGGGTCAAAAAATTGCCATCACAGGAATGGGCATCATTTCCGCCATTGGAAACAATGTTGGGGAAAATTTAATTTCGTTAAAATCCAGAAAACACGGAATTTCAGACATTAGCTTGTTTGAAACCCGCCATGCCGGAAACATCAAAACGGGCGAAATAAAATTATCTAATGGAGATCTTGTTGAAAAACTTCAGTTAAGTGAAGGTAACAACGCGACAAGAACCTCTTTATTAGGGATGGTTGCCGCAAAAGAAGCTGTAGAAAGCGCCGGAATTTTCGATATTAATGAATATAAAACCGGACTAATTTCCTCAACCAGCGTTGGCGGAATGGATATTACTGAAAAATATTTCTACACTTACGAAGACTTTCCTGAAAAGCAAAAATATATTGACGCTCATGATGCCGGAAATTCATCACTGCTGATTGCAGATTATTTGGGTCTACAAGGTATGGTTTCCACGATCAGTACAGCCTGTTCGTCTGCGGCAAATGCCATTATGATGGGCGCAAAACTCATTAAAAATGGAATTTTAGACCGTGTTATTGTTGGCGGAACAGATTCCCTTTCAAAATTTACTCTGAATGGTTTCAATACGTTGATGATTTTAACAGATTCATACAACACCCCTTTCGATAATGACAGAAAAGGGCTGAATTTAGGTGAAGCAGCCGCTTTCATCGTTTTGGAATCCGATGAAATCGTAAAAAAAGAAAACAAAAAAGTTCTGGGTTACCTTTCGGGCTATGGAAATGCTAACGATGCGCATCACCAAACCGCTTCTTCGGAAAACGGACAAGGTGCTTATTTAGCGATGGAAAAAGCTTTGAAAGTTTCAGGATTAGATAAAGAAAACATCGATTACATCAACGTTCATGGAACGGCAACGCCGAATAATGATTTGTCTGAAGGCATTGCCATGATTCGAATTTTCGGAGAAAACAATGTTCCTGAATTCAGTTCTACAAAAGCTTTTACAGGTCATACTTTAGCAGCTGCTGCGGGAATTGAAGCCGTGTATTCGTTATTGGCGATTCAAAACAATCTTATTTTCCCCAATCTGAATTTTAAAACTAAAATGGAAGAATTTGAATTGATTCCTGTGACTGAACTTAAAGAGAAAAATATCAACCACGTTCTTTCGAATTCCTTTGGTTTTGGAGGAAATTGTTCCACTTTAATTTTCTCAAAATCATGA
- a CDS encoding beta-ketoacyl synthase N-terminal-like domain-containing protein has protein sequence MRKEIYITDYNCVTPLGFDVSSNWKALLEGKSGVALHKIIENQEPFYASRIDSEKLNEEFNKFFNSVQKDNQDFTRLEKMFLLSLKPLIEKHPISDETAFILSTTKGNISLLKNQNALPEGVFLSNLAQKIADFFGFKTKPIVVSNACVSGVMAIAVAKNIIQAGKYKDAFVIAGDEISEFVISGFNSFQAIGTEICKPYDKNRDGINIGEATAAVYITSESNKNEKFSFKILGDSAINDANHISGPSRTGDGLFASIKNAMIEAKVPVEKIDFISAHGTATIYNDEMEAIAFNRMELQNVPLNSMKGYYGHCLGASGLLESIISMESALNNILIPSKNFEETGTSQSLNIIKENQPAEIKYILKTASGFGGCNAAIVLEKC, from the coding sequence ATGAGGAAGGAAATTTATATCACTGATTACAACTGCGTCACGCCTTTAGGTTTTGATGTTTCTTCAAACTGGAAGGCTCTTTTGGAAGGAAAATCCGGCGTCGCTTTACATAAAATCATCGAAAATCAGGAGCCTTTTTATGCTTCGAGGATTGATTCTGAAAAACTGAATGAAGAATTTAATAAATTCTTCAACTCCGTTCAGAAAGACAATCAGGATTTCACAAGGCTTGAAAAAATGTTTTTATTAAGCTTAAAACCTTTAATTGAAAAACATCCCATTTCAGATGAAACAGCCTTTATTTTATCGACAACAAAAGGAAATATCAGCTTATTAAAAAATCAAAATGCTTTACCGGAAGGTGTTTTTCTTTCCAATTTAGCCCAGAAAATAGCTGATTTTTTCGGATTTAAAACAAAACCGATTGTTGTTTCCAATGCCTGCGTTTCGGGAGTTATGGCAATTGCTGTGGCGAAAAATATAATTCAGGCTGGAAAATATAAAGACGCATTTGTCATTGCCGGAGACGAAATTTCCGAGTTTGTGATTTCAGGTTTCAATTCTTTTCAAGCGATTGGAACAGAAATTTGCAAACCTTATGACAAAAACCGTGACGGAATCAATATTGGTGAAGCAACTGCAGCGGTTTATATAACCTCTGAATCAAATAAAAACGAAAAATTTAGTTTTAAAATTTTAGGAGACTCAGCCATCAACGATGCTAATCATATTTCCGGTCCATCAAGAACAGGTGACGGATTATTTGCCAGCATCAAAAATGCAATGATAGAAGCCAAAGTTCCTGTAGAAAAAATAGATTTTATTTCTGCACACGGAACAGCTACGATATATAATGACGAAATGGAAGCCATCGCTTTCAACAGAATGGAATTGCAAAATGTTCCTCTGAACAGTATGAAGGGCTATTATGGTCACTGCTTGGGAGCTTCGGGATTGTTGGAAAGTATTATTTCAATGGAATCTGCTCTAAATAATATATTAATTCCATCAAAAAATTTCGAAGAAACGGGAACTTCGCAATCTTTGAATATCATTAAAGAAAATCAACCTGCAGAAATAAAATATATTTTGAAAACAGCATCAGGTTTTGGAGGGTGTAATGCAGCAATTGTTTTGGAAAAATGCTGA
- a CDS encoding type II toxin-antitoxin system RelE/ParE family toxin, which translates to MTYKLILKSRAHIDLAEAIEYYQSKRKGLGNKFLKCIHKFFDRIAKNPLHYSLKSNNFREAYIQKFPYVIIYEVIENEIVVFSVFNTHQNPTKKP; encoded by the coding sequence ATGACTTATAAATTAATTTTAAAGTCAAGAGCTCACATTGATTTAGCAGAAGCAATTGAATATTACCAAAGTAAAAGAAAAGGTTTAGGTAATAAATTTCTGAAATGTATTCACAAGTTTTTTGACAGAATTGCCAAAAATCCTCTCCATTATTCTTTAAAAAGCAATAATTTTCGTGAGGCATATATCCAAAAATTCCCTTACGTCATTATCTATGAAGTTATAGAGAATGAAATTGTTGTGTTTTCTGTTTTCAACACGCACCAAAATCCAACGAAAAAGCCTTAA
- a CDS encoding phosphopantetheine-binding protein, which produces MENLKEELKHKIVEVLNLEDVAVEEIKDTDPLFGGGLGLDSIDALELIVLLDKEYGIKLADPKKGKEIFSSIDTMAKFIEENRTK; this is translated from the coding sequence ATGGAAAACTTAAAAGAAGAATTAAAACACAAAATCGTTGAAGTCCTTAATCTTGAAGACGTTGCAGTAGAAGAAATCAAAGATACAGATCCTTTATTCGGAGGTGGTCTTGGTTTGGATTCTATCGACGCTTTAGAATTGATCGTTCTTTTGGATAAAGAATACGGAATAAAATTAGCCGATCCGAAGAAAGGAAAAGAAATTTTCTCTTCTATCGACACGATGGCGAAATTCATTGAAGAAAACAGAACAAAATAA